The following proteins are encoded in a genomic region of Desulfuromonadales bacterium:
- a CDS encoding exonuclease SbcCD subunit D: MPIRFLHTADIHLGKTYRNSPGEAERFADFFRCLAGIVAAAVREKVDFVLIGGDLFHTGQILPRTFAAAIEILQPLKDAGIPCIAVEGNHDWIHRRDSISWLEALSQMGYLRLLRPARTGDGGYRFDPFDEATGMGGHLEIGGLNIYGLGYLGAQAGSHVPRICQAVTTENNLLLFHVGIWQYSPVEIGNMQPAEALPLADTFGYVALGHGHKPYVVATPDGRPYAFNPGSPERVNFGEERYDKGYYLVTAADGGFVHEFHRTDPRPMLSAIIDLDGAEDAESALSRFREQVAVRCAGQEEARRPLLDLKLTGRVRFHPFELGRERLRLALEEIARPLHVEIRNHLSLVVRSGEGESVKRSLAEIERDVLCELVGAKSEYQGREAGLVELSLAIRDQVLKGDVDGEELLGLLGQFTERSGAGGG, translated from the coding sequence CCGCTGCCGTTCGAGAGAAGGTCGACTTCGTCCTCATCGGCGGCGACCTCTTCCACACGGGGCAGATTCTCCCCCGGACCTTCGCCGCGGCCATCGAAATACTGCAGCCGCTCAAGGACGCCGGTATCCCCTGCATCGCCGTCGAGGGAAACCACGACTGGATCCATCGTCGGGACAGCATTTCGTGGCTGGAGGCGCTCTCGCAGATGGGCTATCTGCGCCTGTTGCGCCCGGCGCGCACGGGGGACGGCGGCTATCGTTTCGATCCCTTCGACGAGGCGACCGGCATGGGAGGGCACCTCGAGATCGGCGGACTCAACATCTACGGCCTCGGCTACCTCGGTGCCCAGGCCGGCAGCCACGTGCCGCGCATTTGCCAGGCGGTGACCACGGAGAACAATCTGCTCCTCTTTCACGTCGGCATCTGGCAGTATTCGCCGGTGGAGATCGGCAACATGCAGCCGGCGGAGGCTCTCCCGCTCGCCGACACCTTCGGCTACGTCGCCCTCGGCCACGGTCACAAGCCCTACGTCGTTGCCACCCCCGACGGCCGCCCCTACGCCTTCAACCCCGGCTCACCCGAGAGGGTCAATTTCGGCGAGGAGCGCTATGACAAGGGGTATTACCTGGTGACCGCCGCCGATGGCGGGTTCGTCCATGAATTCCACCGCACCGACCCCCGGCCGATGCTATCGGCGATTATCGACCTCGACGGAGCAGAGGATGCCGAGTCGGCCCTGTCGCGCTTCCGCGAACAGGTGGCGGTCCGGTGCGCCGGCCAGGAGGAGGCGCGCCGACCGCTGCTCGACCTCAAACTCACCGGCCGGGTCCGTTTCCATCCTTTCGAACTCGGTCGCGAGCGCCTGCGCCTGGCGCTGGAGGAGATCGCTCGTCCCCTGCACGTGGAAATCCGCAACCACCTCTCCCTGGTTGTCCGCAGCGGGGAGGGGGAATCAGTCAAGCGGAGCCTGGCTGAAATCGAGCGTGATGTGCTCTGCGAGTTGGTCGGGGCGAAAAGCGAGTACCAGGGACGGGAAGCTGGGTTGGTGGAACTCTCTCTGGCGATCCGGGATCAAGTGCTCAAGGGAGATGTCGACGGGGAAGAGTTGCTGGGGCTTCTGGGGCAGTTTACGGAGCGCTCTGGTGCAGGGGGTGGGTAA
- a CDS encoding IclR family transcriptional regulator, with protein sequence MTSREKDSYSIHSVENALDLLEALSEETDEFRISHLSEKLGMNKTSVFRLLATFENRGFVEREETSGKYRLGLSIYEMSQKFLSRMRLLSKARPVMEQMVRQCNESAYLAVRRHEEGLFLDMVDSAQKVKIVSLVGQRFPLASTAAGKVFLTFGENTGTEEKGRAAKTAPAAAVAEELAAIRHKGVCIDQHGVGEGITSAAVPLFNGTGELAGVLALLGPDFRMPAEKLEHQLLPLLKETGEIISSKLGYMGHYLRNGTSQKEHAVGK encoded by the coding sequence TTGACCAGCCGAGAAAAAGATTCCTATTCCATTCATTCCGTCGAAAACGCCCTCGACCTTCTGGAGGCGCTCAGCGAGGAGACGGATGAATTCCGCATCTCGCATCTGAGTGAAAAACTGGGCATGAACAAGACCAGCGTTTTCCGACTGCTGGCAACCTTCGAGAACCGCGGCTTCGTCGAACGGGAAGAGACCTCTGGGAAGTATCGCCTCGGTCTCTCCATCTACGAGATGAGCCAGAAGTTTCTCTCCCGCATGCGGCTTCTGAGCAAGGCTCGGCCAGTGATGGAACAAATGGTTCGCCAGTGCAACGAGAGCGCTTATCTCGCGGTCCGGCGCCACGAGGAAGGCCTCTTCCTCGACATGGTTGACAGCGCCCAGAAGGTCAAGATCGTCTCCCTGGTCGGGCAACGCTTTCCCCTCGCTTCGACCGCCGCGGGAAAGGTATTCCTCACCTTCGGCGAAAATACCGGCACGGAAGAGAAAGGGCGCGCCGCCAAGACAGCTCCTGCCGCAGCCGTTGCCGAGGAACTGGCCGCCATCCGCCACAAGGGGGTCTGCATCGATCAGCACGGAGTCGGAGAGGGAATCACCAGTGCCGCCGTTCCTCTGTTCAACGGCACCGGAGAGCTGGCCGGCGTGCTGGCACTACTCGGGCCGGATTTCCGCATGCCGGCGGAGAAACTGGAACACCAACTGCTCCCCCTGCTCAAGGAGACGGGAGAAATCATCTCATCCAAACTCGGGTATATGGGCCATTACCTGCGGAACGGAACCTCCCAAAAGGAGCATGCCGTTGGAAAATAA
- a CDS encoding (deoxy)nucleoside triphosphate pyrophosphohydrolase, protein MQPLVVTAAVIRNDDSVLITRRPEGKPHAGMWEFPGGKLDGNESPRNCLRREILEELGLEVAVGDIIETAYYRYDWGPVLILAFECHPLAGEIRNLQVAEHRWVALEELSSFALLPADYPIVERLLRSR, encoded by the coding sequence ATGCAGCCTCTGGTCGTTACTGCCGCCGTCATCCGCAACGATGATTCCGTCCTGATCACCCGTCGGCCCGAAGGAAAACCGCATGCCGGCATGTGGGAATTCCCCGGCGGCAAGCTCGACGGCAACGAATCACCCCGCAACTGCCTGCGCCGCGAAATCCTCGAGGAACTGGGCCTGGAAGTCGCCGTCGGGGATATCATCGAGACTGCCTACTATCGCTACGACTGGGGGCCGGTGCTGATTCTCGCCTTTGAGTGCCATCCTCTGGCCGGCGAAATCCGCAACCTGCAGGTAGCCGAGCACCGCTGGGTCGCGCTGGAAGAGCTCTCTTCCTTTGCCCTCCTGCCGGCCGATTACCCCATCGTCGAAAGGCTTCTTCGCAGTCGTTAA